From Haloarcula hispanica ATCC 33960, the proteins below share one genomic window:
- a CDS encoding M28 family peptidase: MDDTDWIGETFTSTAGWDHLETLVDIGNRMAGSDGERAAAEATRDALAAYARDARLSEFAIQGWERGDSAVHVDGSPVAAQAHECIALPRSPAGEVTGELVDVGHGLPEEFEDADCEGKVVLARSDVPDWYDRYIHRREKYYHAVEAGAVGFVYRNHVEGVLPPTGSVGTADAPIGEIPAIGVASETGARLSRRYAGNDITVSVDCGTPDATSQNVHAELGPDTDERLLVTSHVDAHDIAEGAMDNGAGTAMVVEAARALAGREDELETRVEFVAFGAEEVGLVGSNRLADETAPDDVTAVLNFDGVVQSRTLKCYTHGFDALAAAAEDVADRFDHPISLTPEQGPHSDHWPFVRRGVPGYHVTSETGGEGRGWGHTHADTLDKLEPRTFREQAVLLTELAVTLADDSVRSAHKDPAEIADALEAQNLAEGMRITGDWPFDD, encoded by the coding sequence ATGGACGACACTGACTGGATCGGCGAGACGTTCACCAGCACGGCCGGCTGGGATCACTTGGAGACGCTGGTCGACATCGGGAACCGGATGGCAGGCAGCGACGGCGAACGGGCGGCCGCAGAAGCGACTCGGGACGCGCTGGCGGCGTACGCCCGCGACGCTCGGCTCTCGGAGTTCGCAATCCAGGGCTGGGAACGGGGCGACAGCGCCGTCCACGTTGACGGGTCGCCGGTCGCGGCGCAGGCCCACGAGTGTATCGCTCTGCCGCGGTCGCCGGCCGGCGAGGTGACCGGTGAACTGGTCGACGTTGGGCACGGCCTCCCGGAGGAGTTCGAAGACGCCGACTGCGAGGGCAAAGTAGTGCTGGCCCGCTCCGACGTGCCCGACTGGTACGACCGGTACATCCACCGACGGGAGAAGTACTATCACGCCGTCGAGGCCGGCGCAGTCGGATTCGTTTACCGCAACCACGTCGAGGGCGTCCTGCCGCCGACCGGAAGCGTCGGGACAGCAGACGCACCTATCGGCGAGATTCCGGCTATCGGCGTCGCCAGCGAGACGGGCGCGCGACTGTCGCGTCGCTACGCGGGCAACGATATCACTGTCAGCGTCGACTGCGGGACGCCCGACGCGACGAGCCAGAACGTCCACGCCGAACTGGGACCGGACACCGACGAACGACTGTTGGTGACCAGCCACGTCGACGCTCACGACATCGCGGAGGGGGCGATGGACAACGGGGCCGGAACGGCGATGGTCGTCGAGGCCGCCCGCGCGCTGGCCGGCCGCGAAGACGAACTGGAGACACGCGTGGAGTTCGTCGCCTTCGGTGCCGAGGAGGTCGGCCTCGTGGGGTCGAACCGCCTCGCCGACGAAACTGCTCCCGACGACGTGACGGCCGTGCTCAACTTCGACGGCGTCGTCCAGAGCCGCACGCTGAAGTGTTACACCCACGGCTTCGACGCACTCGCGGCCGCCGCCGAGGACGTGGCCGACCGCTTCGATCACCCAATCTCGCTCACGCCGGAGCAAGGCCCCCACAGCGACCACTGGCCGTTCGTACGCCGGGGCGTCCCCGGCTATCATGTGACCAGCGAAACCGGCGGTGAGGGGCGTGGCTGGGGCCACACCCACGCCGATACGCTGGACAAACTGGAACCCCGGACGTTCCGCGAGCAGGCCGTCCTCCTGACCGAACTCGCCGTGACACTTGCAGACGACTCAGTGCGATCTGCTCACAAAGACCCCGCAGAGATAGCCGATGCGCTCGAAGCCCAGAACCTCGCCGAAGGGATGCGGATTACAGGTGACTGGCCCTTCGACGACTGA
- the queC gene encoding 7-cyano-7-deazaguanine synthase QueC, whose translation MTDDTRAVVLASGGMDSATAAYEAQTRGYDHLYLLHTSYGQNTEDREYDCASALADHVDAADFLHVETGHLTQIGASSLTDDSMDVADADTDSDEIPTSYVPFRNANLLSMAVSYAEANDCGAVFIGAHSEDFSGYPDCRPAFFDAFQSVIDAGTKPDTDIDLVAPFVEWSKTDIAERGVELGVPYEDTWSCYRDDEPACGTCDACAFRLEAFQRIGERDPIEYAERPTYAE comes from the coding sequence ATGACCGACGATACCCGCGCTGTCGTGCTCGCCTCCGGCGGCATGGACAGCGCCACGGCGGCCTACGAAGCACAGACCCGCGGCTACGACCACCTGTACCTGCTGCACACCAGCTACGGGCAAAACACCGAAGACCGGGAGTACGACTGCGCCAGCGCGCTGGCCGACCACGTCGACGCGGCGGACTTCCTCCACGTCGAGACCGGCCACCTTACCCAGATAGGCGCGTCGTCGCTGACCGACGATTCGATGGACGTGGCGGACGCCGACACCGACAGCGACGAGATTCCGACCTCGTACGTCCCGTTCCGCAACGCCAATCTGCTGTCGATGGCGGTCTCCTACGCCGAGGCCAACGACTGCGGGGCCGTCTTCATCGGCGCACACAGCGAGGACTTCTCGGGGTACCCGGACTGCCGGCCCGCCTTCTTCGACGCCTTTCAGAGCGTTATCGACGCCGGCACGAAACCCGACACCGACATCGACCTCGTCGCACCCTTCGTCGAGTGGTCCAAGACCGACATCGCCGAGCGCGGCGTCGAACTCGGCGTCCCCTACGAGGACACCTGGAGTTGCTACCGGGACGACGAACCGGCCTGTGGGACGTGTGACGCCTGTGCCTTCCGGCTCGAAGCGTTCCAGCGAATCGGCGAACGTGACCCCATCGAGTACGCGGAACGGCCGACGTACGCGGAGTAA
- a CDS encoding 6-pyruvoyl trahydropterin synthase family protein, with translation MSQRLSKAEDTLADAGERELVVGGDRPIRISAGHRLRHHDGKCSRPHGHNYEITVRVTGELTDEGWVVDKGGVTDVVDEWDHRFLLEAGDPLVEAFDASGDGDAVVVLDHPPTAEVMATILEQRLADRLPETVSDVAVSVRETSELCTR, from the coding sequence ATGTCTCAGCGACTATCGAAGGCCGAGGACACGCTCGCCGACGCGGGCGAACGCGAACTCGTCGTCGGCGGTGACCGGCCGATCCGGATCTCTGCGGGCCATCGACTGCGACACCACGACGGGAAATGTTCGCGCCCACACGGACACAACTACGAGATAACTGTCCGCGTCACCGGCGAACTCACCGACGAGGGGTGGGTCGTCGACAAGGGCGGGGTCACGGACGTGGTCGACGAGTGGGACCACCGCTTCCTATTGGAGGCCGGCGACCCACTGGTCGAGGCCTTCGACGCCAGCGGCGACGGCGACGCTGTGGTCGTCCTCGACCACCCGCCGACAGCCGAAGTCATGGCGACGATACTGGAGCAGCGACTCGCCGACCGCCTCCCGGAGACGGTGTCGGACGTGGCTGTCTCCGTTCGGGAGACCAGCGAACTCTGTACCCGCTGA
- a CDS encoding 7-carboxy-7-deazaguanine synthase QueE has product MPVANDAPGLDIEGTAVDAETGDLPINELFQSLQGEGRLAGVPSVFVRTSGCNLRCWFCDSYHTSWEPTHDWFTVDDVLAAIEEYDADHVVLTGGEPLIHDSSADLLERLADRGYHTTVETNGTVVPDAPIDLASVSPKLASSTPTAERDPDGDGEWADRHEERRLDLPTLAELVETYDTQLKFVVTGREDMDEIERLVERLRDAASTCVRDDDVLLMPEGQTRDQLEATRETVADLALEFGYRYTPRLHVDLWNDAPGT; this is encoded by the coding sequence ATGCCGGTCGCAAACGACGCGCCCGGGCTCGATATCGAGGGGACCGCCGTCGACGCGGAGACGGGCGATCTCCCTATCAATGAACTGTTCCAGTCCCTTCAGGGCGAGGGCCGACTGGCCGGCGTCCCGAGCGTGTTCGTCCGGACCAGCGGCTGTAATCTGCGCTGTTGGTTCTGTGACTCCTATCACACCTCCTGGGAGCCGACCCACGACTGGTTCACCGTCGACGACGTGCTCGCCGCTATCGAGGAGTACGACGCCGACCACGTCGTCCTCACCGGTGGCGAACCGCTCATCCACGATTCGAGTGCGGACTTGCTAGAGCGGCTGGCCGACCGGGGCTACCACACGACGGTCGAGACCAACGGGACCGTCGTCCCCGACGCCCCTATCGACCTCGCCAGCGTCAGCCCGAAACTGGCCTCCAGTACGCCGACGGCCGAACGCGATCCCGATGGTGACGGCGAGTGGGCGGACCGCCACGAGGAGCGCCGGCTCGACCTGCCGACACTGGCCGAACTCGTCGAAACCTACGACACGCAACTCAAGTTCGTCGTCACGGGCCGCGAGGACATGGACGAAATCGAGCGCCTCGTCGAGCGACTCCGCGACGCCGCGTCTACCTGCGTTCGTGACGACGACGTGTTGCTGATGCCGGAAGGCCAGACGCGCGACCAACTCGAAGCGACCCGGGAAACGGTCGCGGACCTCGCGCTGGAGTTCGGCTACCGGTACACACCGCGACTCCACGTCGACCTCTGGAACGACGCACCGGGAACGTAA
- a CDS encoding 2Fe-2S iron-sulfur cluster-binding protein, translated as MTEVLLDWRDSDRTETVSVPDGETILDAAEAADIGLPFGCRTGACGTCTARLLSGDVVHHRPPRALKEQHLADGYVLLCVAEPTTDAHLAVGATVQAELVPNPWK; from the coding sequence ATGACCGAGGTCCTGCTGGACTGGCGGGACAGCGACCGGACGGAGACGGTTTCGGTGCCAGACGGCGAAACGATACTCGACGCCGCGGAGGCCGCGGATATCGGGCTGCCGTTCGGCTGTCGAACCGGAGCGTGCGGGACCTGTACCGCTCGCCTGCTGTCCGGCGACGTGGTCCATCACCGCCCGCCGCGGGCGCTCAAAGAGCAGCATCTGGCGGACGGCTACGTCCTGCTCTGTGTCGCCGAGCCGACGACCGACGCGCACCTCGCCGTCGGCGCGACGGTACAGGCCGAACTGGTGCCGAACCCCTGGAAGTAA